Proteins co-encoded in one Gemmatimonadaceae bacterium genomic window:
- a CDS encoding tetratricopeptide repeat protein, which yields MASQFLSSEEYDERAHQLYNEGRFDDALAVLREGLVLYPTSVELHVGEGSARLAREEYAWARRSFEEALTLDSEHEDGLAGMGETLLRFGQVEHARKNFRRILELGYQDDVELMLQVGRALFRDNLVEDAAQFFDIAVQQEPGSAEAVSCMGYAQHRSGEDDAAISTLRRALKLDPDYIEARIYLANLLYDKQEYEAALYQFEKSSPEDHWDELGIWRLIELKKAAYRLQDDDPDLAPWQAQLEELNAGTDSIDEMLSEIEAKVMGEGDDDSDSKGQLELFGTLLAEMRDKKETAIEHSVLTRTGDTFVGSWDDIVTEMRDAMSGGKSLYEFMLFEAARVLAQTGQRVPTDSAEAFLRGSADAGVLKILH from the coding sequence ATGGCTTCGCAATTCCTGTCGTCCGAAGAGTACGACGAGCGCGCACACCAGCTCTACAACGAGGGCCGCTTCGATGACGCCCTCGCCGTGCTGCGTGAGGGCCTCGTCCTGTACCCGACCTCGGTCGAGCTGCACGTCGGGGAGGGGTCTGCCCGCCTCGCGCGCGAGGAGTACGCCTGGGCGCGCCGCAGCTTCGAGGAGGCCCTCACGCTCGACTCGGAGCACGAGGACGGGCTGGCCGGCATGGGCGAGACGCTGCTGCGCTTCGGCCAGGTGGAGCATGCGCGCAAGAACTTCCGCCGCATCCTCGAGCTCGGGTACCAGGACGACGTCGAGCTGATGCTCCAGGTGGGGCGTGCCCTCTTCCGCGACAACCTCGTGGAGGACGCCGCGCAGTTCTTCGACATCGCGGTGCAGCAGGAGCCCGGCTCGGCCGAGGCGGTGAGCTGCATGGGGTACGCACAGCACCGCTCCGGTGAGGACGATGCGGCGATCTCCACGCTGCGCCGCGCGCTCAAGCTGGATCCCGACTACATCGAGGCCCGCATCTACCTCGCGAACCTGCTCTACGACAAGCAGGAGTACGAGGCGGCGCTCTACCAGTTCGAGAAGTCGTCCCCCGAGGACCACTGGGACGAGCTGGGCATCTGGCGCCTGATCGAGCTGAAGAAGGCGGCCTACCGGCTGCAGGACGACGACCCCGACCTCGCGCCGTGGCAGGCGCAGCTCGAGGAGCTGAACGCCGGCACCGACAGCATCGACGAGATGCTGTCGGAGATCGAGGCGAAGGTGATGGGCGAGGGGGACGACGACTCGGACTCGAAGGGGCAGCTCGAGCTGTTCGGCACGCTGCTGGCGGAGATGCGTGACAAGAAGGAGACGGCGATCGAGCACAGCGTGCTCACGCGCACGGGTGACACCTTCGTCGGCAGCTGGGACGACATCGTGACCGAGATGCGCGACGCGATGTCGGGCGGGAAGTCGCTCTACGAGTTCATGCTCTTCGAGGCGGCGCGGGTGCTGGCGCAGACCGGCCAGCGCGTGCCCACCGATTCCGCCGAGGCGTTCCTGCGCGGCAGCGCCGACGCCGGCGTCCTGAAGATCCTGCATTGA
- a CDS encoding aminotransferase class V-fold PLP-dependent enzyme, whose protein sequence is MTHPDDALLRFRDRFPILARSTYLVSNSLGAMPASTAGRLAEYAEAWNTLGVKAWAERWWQLPVEVGNIVAPLLGAPAGSVAMVPTVTQAQAMVVSALNYTAERDEIVMTALDFPSVRYVTDELAPRLGARVTVVPGDDGIGIDAQRVVDAITPRTKLVAISHVLFKSAFIMDVAPIIAKAHAVGALVALDAYHAVGVIPVDVIALGADFYMGGVLKWLCGGPGGCFLWVSPEQSATLRPVLTGWQAHQRPFAFEPTLQPADGAWRWLGGTPTVPALYAAMDGPAIIAEAGLESIRARSQRQTARLIAYADERGFAVHAPRDPARRGGTVAFDVPNGPAVAQALLSRDIVIDYRPGAGIRVAPHFYTTDGELDAFRQALDDILATRAWERFSASRPVVT, encoded by the coding sequence ATGACCCATCCCGACGACGCGCTGCTGCGCTTCCGCGACCGGTTCCCGATCCTCGCGCGGAGCACCTACCTCGTGAGCAACTCGCTCGGCGCGATGCCGGCGAGCACCGCCGGCCGCCTCGCGGAGTATGCAGAGGCGTGGAACACGCTCGGCGTGAAGGCCTGGGCCGAGCGCTGGTGGCAGCTCCCGGTCGAGGTGGGCAACATCGTCGCGCCGCTGCTCGGGGCCCCGGCGGGGTCGGTGGCGATGGTGCCCACGGTGACGCAGGCGCAGGCCATGGTCGTCTCGGCGCTGAACTACACGGCGGAGCGGGACGAGATCGTCATGACGGCACTCGACTTCCCGAGCGTGCGCTACGTGACCGACGAACTGGCACCGAGGCTCGGCGCGCGCGTGACGGTCGTGCCGGGTGACGACGGCATCGGGATCGATGCGCAGCGGGTGGTGGACGCCATCACGCCGCGCACGAAGCTGGTGGCCATCAGCCACGTGCTGTTCAAGTCGGCGTTCATCATGGACGTGGCGCCGATCATCGCGAAGGCGCACGCCGTGGGGGCGCTGGTGGCGCTGGATGCCTACCACGCCGTCGGCGTGATCCCGGTGGACGTGATCGCGCTCGGCGCCGACTTCTACATGGGCGGCGTGCTCAAGTGGCTCTGCGGCGGGCCGGGCGGGTGCTTTCTCTGGGTGTCGCCGGAGCAGTCCGCCACGCTGCGGCCGGTGCTGACCGGGTGGCAGGCGCACCAGCGCCCCTTCGCCTTCGAGCCGACGCTCCAGCCTGCTGATGGCGCCTGGCGCTGGCTGGGCGGCACCCCAACGGTGCCCGCGCTCTACGCGGCCATGGATGGCCCGGCGATCATCGCCGAGGCCGGACTCGAGAGCATCCGCGCGCGCAGCCAGCGGCAGACCGCGCGACTGATCGCCTACGCCGACGAGCGCGGCTTCGCCGTGCACGCGCCGCGTGACCCGGCGCGTCGCGGGGGCACCGTCGCCTTCGACGTGCCGAATGGCCCGGCGGTGGCGCAGGCCCTGCTCTCGCGTGACATTGTGATCGACTACCGTCCCGGGGCAGGTATTCGGGTGGCGCCGCACTTCTACACGACCGACGGGGAACTCGACGCCTTCCGCCAGGCGCTCGACGACATCCTCGCGACACGGGCGTGGGAGCGGTTCAGCGCCAGCCGACCCGTGGTCACCTGA
- a CDS encoding amino acid permease yields MSTPSPTSSAPGLVRAVGVFGLAASIFNVTVGGGIFRLPSGAAAAAGAAAPFVYLICALVIGCVVLCFAEAGSRVPLTGGPYAYVEAVFGPYIGFMAGVLLWMIGTTAVAGVASAFAEGVGTLVGVPGIRTPLIVVAFVALAIINVRGVQQGTRLIVVMSIAKLVPLLLFIGVGVFFIVPANIAVHDMPAPASLARAAVVLFFAFSGCESALVPSGEVKEPARTVPRALAIAMIGVTLLYLAVHLVAEGVLGDALATVKTAPLAFAAERFMGSPGRLLLLVGATISMFGYVSGMTLAVPRALWKFAQDGLLPRAIGSIHPTYRTPHVAIVVQTSFVGLLAIFNSFEQLAVISNLAALLLYAACAAATLILRQRGVRQEGAVPFSVPGGPVIPVATVAMIAWLLTSITLEEWTVLGGTLAVATVIFVIARRMLTPMTADAA; encoded by the coding sequence CGTCTGGGGCCGCCGCCGCCGCCGGAGCCGCCGCGCCGTTCGTGTACCTGATCTGCGCCCTCGTGATCGGGTGCGTGGTGCTCTGCTTCGCCGAGGCGGGAAGCCGCGTGCCGCTGACGGGCGGGCCCTACGCCTACGTCGAGGCGGTGTTCGGCCCCTACATCGGGTTCATGGCGGGCGTGCTGCTCTGGATGATCGGCACCACCGCCGTCGCCGGCGTCGCCTCCGCCTTCGCCGAGGGCGTCGGCACGCTGGTCGGTGTCCCCGGCATCCGGACGCCGCTGATCGTCGTGGCGTTCGTGGCGCTGGCGATCATCAACGTCCGCGGCGTGCAGCAGGGCACGCGGCTGATCGTGGTGATGAGCATCGCGAAGCTGGTGCCGCTGCTGCTGTTCATCGGGGTCGGGGTGTTCTTCATCGTGCCGGCGAACATCGCGGTGCACGACATGCCCGCCCCCGCCAGCCTCGCGCGGGCGGCGGTGGTCCTCTTCTTCGCCTTCAGCGGCTGCGAGTCGGCGCTGGTGCCGAGCGGCGAGGTGAAGGAGCCGGCGCGCACCGTGCCGCGCGCCCTCGCGATCGCGATGATCGGGGTGACGCTGCTCTACCTCGCCGTGCACCTCGTCGCCGAGGGGGTGCTCGGCGACGCCCTCGCCACCGTGAAGACGGCGCCGCTCGCCTTCGCGGCCGAGCGCTTCATGGGCAGCCCGGGGCGCCTGCTCCTGCTGGTGGGTGCGACGATCTCGATGTTCGGCTACGTGAGCGGGATGACGCTGGCCGTGCCGCGTGCACTCTGGAAGTTCGCGCAGGACGGCCTGCTGCCGCGTGCCATCGGCTCCATCCATCCCACCTACCGCACGCCGCACGTGGCGATCGTGGTGCAGACCTCGTTCGTGGGGCTGCTGGCGATCTTCAACTCGTTCGAGCAGCTGGCGGTGATCTCCAACCTGGCGGCGCTGCTGCTCTACGCCGCCTGCGCGGCCGCCACGCTGATCCTGCGCCAGCGCGGGGTGCGGCAGGAGGGCGCCGTGCCGTTCTCCGTACCCGGAGGTCCGGTGATCCCGGTGGCGACGGTGGCGATGATCGCCTGGCTGCTGACCTCGATCACGCTCGAGGAGTGGACGGTGCTCGGTGGCACCCTGGCCGTGGCCACGGTGATCTTCGTGATCGCCCGGCGCATGCTCACCCCGATGACGGCGGACGCCGCATGA
- a CDS encoding insulinase family protein produces the protein MTLTTRTVFPNGFTLLVREDRAAPVVAIVTRVKAGYFDEPDHEIGIAHVLEHMYFKGTPRRGPGEIASATKAVGGWLNAHTIYDATTYITVLPAASWAQGVDIQFDAFAHSAIDDGELRRELEVIIQEAARKEDTPAAVTAETLYEVLHDRHRMRRWRIGREAGLRTFTRGMVHGFYRNWYTPSNSILAIVGDVDADAVCDAVAATYGALPARDPVPDHGPEEPRWLGARYRALRADVQQSHLTFGWRTVGPLHPDTPALDVASALLSTGRSSRLYRAVRERGLAMQASAYHYTPTQTGVFAIGVAGSDATIGEAAATAWSVLRTLQHEGPSAEELERVRHVLRTRRLRSAESMEGQASEMVAWEALGGADVGEDYWRAVGAVTAADVQRVLAASCRDDTVGVVSHRPAGTAPLAVDGTALVQAWNAASVEPLPVVPPAGIIAPSPAAVEPERREGAVHVFRTAHGLPVLVRRKAGARIVHMGCFVQGGAVCEPMAQAGLTTVMARSSLKGTLTRTAAQVAEDAERLGGSVSVSVSKELTGWSISVPAGDAAAAAALLADVVQSPVFPAAAVEAERAQLLSELRARRDDMLRYPLMLARQALFAGHTYGLDALGTDDSVAALTVEAVRAWHAATVQQGDAVLAIVGDDDPAVLAALVAASFTGMSPVAPAAVHAPPLPAAPVEIVEPRERQQSAVAMLFRGPARRDVARFAASLMTGVASGLGGRFFESLRSRQSLAYTVFVSLSTLRDAGMISSYIACAPERELEARAGLLAEFAALRDAPVGAEELERARTYAIGMCALRQESAGAQLGDMVDAWCAGSGLAELEDEVPQLRAVTAADVQGIVSTWCDPSRRVEAVVRGVARDALLP, from the coding sequence TTGACGCTCACCACCCGCACCGTCTTCCCGAACGGCTTCACGCTCCTCGTCCGGGAAGACCGCGCGGCGCCGGTGGTGGCAATCGTCACGCGCGTGAAGGCCGGCTACTTCGACGAGCCGGACCACGAGATCGGCATCGCGCACGTGCTGGAGCACATGTACTTCAAGGGCACGCCGCGGCGGGGGCCGGGGGAGATCGCGAGCGCCACCAAGGCCGTCGGTGGCTGGCTGAACGCGCACACGATCTACGACGCCACGACCTACATCACCGTCCTGCCGGCGGCGAGCTGGGCGCAGGGTGTGGACATCCAGTTCGACGCGTTCGCGCACTCCGCCATCGACGACGGTGAGCTGCGCCGCGAACTCGAGGTCATCATCCAGGAGGCGGCGCGGAAGGAGGACACCCCCGCCGCCGTCACGGCGGAGACGCTCTACGAGGTGCTGCACGACCGGCACCGCATGCGACGCTGGCGCATCGGGCGTGAGGCGGGACTGCGCACCTTCACGCGCGGGATGGTGCACGGCTTCTACCGCAACTGGTACACGCCGTCGAACAGCATCCTCGCGATCGTGGGTGACGTGGATGCCGACGCCGTCTGCGACGCCGTGGCGGCGACGTACGGTGCCCTCCCGGCGCGCGATCCGGTCCCCGACCACGGCCCCGAGGAGCCGCGCTGGCTGGGCGCGCGCTACCGCGCACTCAGGGCGGACGTGCAACAGTCGCACCTGACCTTCGGCTGGCGCACGGTCGGCCCGCTGCACCCCGACACGCCGGCGCTGGACGTGGCCTCCGCACTGCTCTCCACGGGACGGTCCTCGCGGCTCTATCGCGCGGTGCGCGAGCGCGGGCTGGCGATGCAGGCGAGTGCGTACCACTACACCCCGACCCAGACGGGGGTGTTCGCGATCGGCGTGGCCGGCAGCGATGCCACCATCGGTGAGGCGGCGGCCACCGCCTGGAGCGTGCTGCGCACGCTGCAGCACGAGGGACCGTCCGCGGAGGAACTCGAGCGCGTGCGGCACGTACTGCGCACACGCCGCCTGCGCTCCGCCGAGTCGATGGAGGGGCAGGCGAGCGAGATGGTGGCGTGGGAGGCGCTTGGCGGCGCCGACGTGGGCGAGGACTACTGGCGTGCGGTCGGGGCGGTGACGGCGGCCGACGTGCAGCGGGTGCTGGCCGCGTCGTGCCGCGACGACACCGTGGGCGTGGTGAGTCACCGGCCGGCGGGCACCGCGCCGCTGGCCGTGGACGGCACTGCGCTGGTGCAGGCGTGGAACGCAGCGTCGGTCGAGCCGCTGCCGGTCGTGCCGCCGGCCGGGATCATCGCGCCGTCGCCGGCCGCGGTGGAGCCGGAACGGCGCGAGGGTGCGGTGCACGTGTTCCGCACGGCGCACGGCCTGCCGGTGCTGGTGCGGCGGAAGGCCGGCGCGCGCATCGTGCACATGGGCTGTTTCGTGCAGGGTGGTGCGGTGTGCGAGCCCATGGCGCAGGCCGGCCTCACCACCGTGATGGCGCGGTCGTCGCTCAAGGGCACACTCACGCGCACCGCCGCGCAGGTCGCCGAGGATGCCGAGCGGCTGGGGGGCAGTGTCTCGGTGTCGGTCAGCAAGGAGCTCACCGGGTGGTCGATCAGCGTGCCCGCCGGAGATGCCGCTGCGGCGGCCGCGCTGCTCGCGGACGTCGTGCAGTCGCCGGTGTTTCCCGCCGCGGCCGTGGAGGCCGAACGCGCCCAGCTCCTCAGCGAGCTTCGCGCCCGCCGCGACGACATGCTGCGCTATCCGCTGATGCTGGCGCGGCAGGCGCTGTTCGCGGGGCACACGTACGGGCTGGACGCGCTCGGGACCGACGACAGCGTGGCCGCGCTCACGGTGGAGGCAGTGCGAGCGTGGCACGCCGCGACGGTGCAGCAGGGCGACGCGGTGCTCGCGATCGTGGGCGACGACGATCCGGCGGTGCTGGCCGCGCTGGTTGCGGCGTCGTTCACGGGGATGTCGCCGGTGGCACCGGCGGCAGTGCACGCCCCGCCACTGCCGGCCGCGCCGGTGGAGATCGTGGAGCCCCGCGAACGGCAGCAGAGCGCCGTCGCGATGCTCTTCCGCGGGCCGGCCCGCCGCGACGTGGCGCGCTTCGCGGCATCGCTCATGACGGGCGTGGCCAGTGGCCTGGGCGGGCGCTTCTTCGAGTCGCTGCGCAGCCGGCAGTCGCTGGCCTACACCGTGTTCGTGAGCCTCTCGACGCTGCGCGATGCGGGGATGATCTCGTCCTACATCGCCTGTGCACCGGAGCGCGAGCTCGAGGCGCGCGCCGGCCTGCTGGCGGAGTTCGCCGCGTTGCGCGACGCGCCGGTGGGTGCCGAGGAACTCGAGCGTGCGCGCACCTACGCCATCGGCATGTGTGCACTGCGGCAGGAGAGCGCGGGGGCGCAGCTCGGCGACATGGTGGATGCGTGGTGCGCCGGCAGCGGGCTGGCCGAGCTGGAGGACGAGGTGCCTCAGCTGCGTGCCGTCACGGCGGCGGATGTGCAGGGCATCGTGTCGACGTGGTGCGATCCGTCGCGACGCGTCGAGGCGGTGGTGCGGGGCGTGGCCAGGGACGCCCTGCTGCCGTGA
- a CDS encoding thioredoxin domain-containing protein, with protein sequence MSAQVRKQSSNKGFLIALGAILVAGGAFIYWKMQQDPPAEVLVMPTVADSALAAKAHGYTIGSATAPVEIVEFADYECPACGNYFTLTEVDVRKNLVETGMVKYTFYDFPLLNAHQNTIPASMSAACADDQGKFWEMHDALFTDQLEWSGVSTSNPRGVITAYAQRIGLDIGKWNACMDAQTHAERIKANYALGLVKQVGSTPTFFVNGVKMVGAPPYDEMKAAVDSAAAKVAPAAATAPAPAAK encoded by the coding sequence GTGAGTGCGCAGGTACGCAAGCAGTCGAGCAACAAGGGGTTCCTGATCGCGCTCGGCGCGATCTTGGTGGCCGGCGGCGCCTTCATCTACTGGAAGATGCAGCAGGATCCGCCGGCCGAGGTGCTGGTGATGCCGACGGTGGCCGATTCCGCGCTCGCCGCCAAGGCGCACGGCTACACGATCGGCTCGGCCACGGCGCCGGTGGAGATCGTCGAGTTCGCGGACTACGAGTGCCCGGCGTGCGGCAACTACTTCACGCTCACCGAAGTCGACGTGCGCAAGAACCTGGTCGAGACGGGAATGGTGAAGTACACGTTCTACGACTTCCCGCTGCTGAATGCGCACCAGAACACGATCCCGGCGTCGATGAGCGCGGCGTGTGCGGACGACCAGGGGAAGTTCTGGGAGATGCATGACGCCCTGTTCACCGACCAGCTCGAGTGGAGCGGCGTCTCGACCAGCAACCCGCGCGGCGTGATCACCGCGTATGCGCAGCGCATCGGGCTCGACATCGGCAAGTGGAACGCCTGCATGGATGCGCAGACGCACGCGGAGCGCATCAAGGCGAACTACGCGCTTGGCCTGGTGAAGCAGGTGGGCAGCACGCCGACGTTCTTCGTCAACGGCGTGAAGATGGTGGGCGCCCCGCCGTACGACGAGATGAAGGCGGCCGTGGACTCCGCCGCTGCGAAGGTGGCCCCGGCGGCCGCAACGGCCCCCGCCCCCGCCGCGAAGTAA
- a CDS encoding pseudouridine-5'-phosphate glycosidase, whose amino-acid sequence MTTLRVLPHIASALERGLPVVALETSVLAQGLPVPHNADAAARMLGAVERAGAVAALTAVVAGTATLGLTDPELQRFLARTGVRKVSARDLAACMVQGADGATTVAASLTLAHAGELRVFATGGIGGVHRGAPFDESADLQALARTPLVVVCAGAKSILDLPATLERLETLGVPVVGYRTDELPGFFTTGTGLRVPQRADSPLEIARIARTHWELGERSAVLVVQPPPADAALERALVDAAVAGAVREAEAAGVTGAAVTPFLLGAVLAATDGRSLPANLALLEANAALAAQVAVALAAPLRSDRGAH is encoded by the coding sequence ATGACCACGCTTCGCGTGCTGCCGCACATCGCCTCCGCGCTCGAACGCGGCCTGCCGGTGGTGGCGCTGGAAACATCCGTCCTGGCGCAGGGACTGCCCGTGCCGCACAACGCCGATGCCGCCGCCCGAATGCTCGGCGCCGTCGAGCGGGCCGGCGCCGTGGCCGCGCTCACGGCAGTCGTCGCCGGCACCGCCACGCTCGGCCTCACCGATCCAGAGTTGCAGCGATTCCTGGCGCGCACCGGCGTGCGCAAGGTCAGCGCGCGCGACCTCGCCGCGTGCATGGTGCAGGGGGCCGACGGTGCCACCACCGTGGCGGCCTCGCTCACGCTGGCCCACGCCGGCGAACTCCGGGTGTTCGCGACCGGAGGCATCGGTGGTGTGCACCGGGGTGCCCCCTTCGACGAATCCGCCGACCTGCAGGCCCTGGCACGGACGCCGCTGGTGGTGGTCTGTGCCGGCGCGAAGTCGATCCTCGACCTGCCTGCCACGCTCGAGCGCCTCGAGACGCTCGGGGTGCCCGTGGTGGGCTATCGCACCGACGAGCTGCCGGGCTTCTTCACCACCGGCACGGGATTGCGCGTGCCGCAGCGCGCCGACTCTCCACTGGAGATCGCACGCATCGCGCGGACGCACTGGGAGCTTGGCGAGCGGAGCGCCGTACTGGTGGTGCAGCCGCCGCCGGCCGATGCGGCACTCGAGCGCGCGCTGGTGGACGCGGCGGTGGCCGGTGCGGTGCGTGAGGCCGAGGCGGCCGGCGTCACCGGCGCCGCCGTGACGCCGTTCCTGCTCGGCGCCGTGCTGGCCGCCACCGACGGGCGCTCACTGCCCGCCAACCTCGCGCTGCTCGAGGCGAACGCCGCGCTGGCGGCGCAGGTTGCCGTGGCGCTCGCGGCGCCGCTGCGCAGCGACCGCGGCGCGCACTGA
- a CDS encoding alpha/beta hydrolase — MPRPPVIATPTFTPIQPVRRRLPLSRIVLPHAHLDGDCVRLPVGPGALHALRYGHGGPAVLLLHGFTTSTPLWQRVAPILLASGCQVLVPDLLGFGESDRPVGGPYTIAAQARYIDRALALLRVSRVVAVGQDLGGVVLRRLAAMRPERVDALVLCSPTPGRGAAGPEIEAVQGQAGPALLEISSRPLGVVDLLGPVLRAAVADPAQMPDRLVARFSAPYTGSQGARHLLDLARAVGEEEEAAAGDVSEPRVLRVTGEEDPMVAPASAALIRLPGARRLLPMERPEPLAALILERVHATTDSPVSLEGGDAID; from the coding sequence GTGCCGCGTCCGCCCGTCATCGCCACACCCACGTTCACGCCGATCCAGCCCGTCCGGCGGCGGCTGCCGCTGTCGCGCATCGTGCTGCCGCATGCACACCTCGACGGTGACTGCGTCCGGCTACCGGTCGGCCCGGGCGCGCTGCATGCGCTCCGCTACGGCCACGGCGGCCCTGCCGTCCTCCTCCTGCACGGCTTCACCACCAGCACGCCGCTCTGGCAGCGCGTCGCGCCGATCCTGCTCGCCAGCGGCTGCCAGGTGCTGGTGCCCGACCTGCTCGGGTTCGGCGAATCCGACCGCCCGGTCGGGGGCCCGTACACCATCGCCGCCCAGGCGCGTTACATCGACCGTGCGCTCGCCCTGCTCCGCGTGAGCCGCGTCGTGGCCGTGGGGCAGGACCTCGGCGGCGTGGTGCTCCGCCGCCTCGCCGCCATGCGCCCTGAGCGCGTCGATGCGCTGGTGCTCTGCTCCCCGACCCCCGGCCGCGGCGCCGCCGGCCCCGAGATCGAGGCCGTCCAGGGCCAGGCCGGCCCGGCCCTCCTCGAGATCTCGAGCCGACCGCTCGGTGTCGTCGACCTGCTGGGTCCGGTGCTACGCGCCGCCGTCGCCGATCCGGCGCAGATGCCGGACCGCCTCGTGGCCCGCTTCTCGGCGCCCTACACTGGCAGCCAGGGAGCGCGGCACCTGCTGGATCTCGCCCGCGCCGTCGGCGAGGAAGAGGAGGCGGCGGCCGGCGACGTCAGCGAACCGCGGGTGCTGCGCGTCACTGGGGAGGAGGATCCGATGGTGGCGCCGGCCTCCGCGGCGCTCATCCGTTTGCCGGGCGCCAGGCGCCTGCTGCCGATGGAACGCCCGGAACCCCTCGCCGCGCTGATCCTCGAGCGGGTGCACGCCACGACGGATTCACCCGTCTCGCTGGAAGGCGGCGATGCAATCGACTAG
- a CDS encoding CDP-alcohol phosphatidyltransferase family protein: MRRSEVLNTPNLISLSRLAMAGAFLGVRDDEWRLWMVLLAMVSDVLDGVIARVSRSTTRIGALIDPIADRIFMLVAFITVTVDDLISPWQLGLLMLRDVMTVIGWFVARNVSWLRNITFQARWPGKGVTVLQFVTLLAALQAPRLVAGLALACGILAVVATTDYTLMLWVNRAGGPRDTEAPVTPRTDLAG; this comes from the coding sequence ATGCGCCGAAGTGAAGTCCTCAACACGCCCAACCTGATCTCGCTCTCCCGGCTCGCGATGGCCGGCGCCTTCCTTGGCGTCCGCGACGACGAGTGGCGGCTCTGGATGGTGCTGCTGGCGATGGTGTCGGACGTGCTCGACGGCGTGATCGCGCGCGTATCGCGGAGCACCACGCGCATCGGCGCGCTCATCGACCCGATCGCCGACCGCATCTTCATGCTGGTGGCGTTCATCACCGTGACGGTGGACGACCTGATCTCGCCGTGGCAGCTCGGCCTGCTCATGCTGCGCGACGTGATGACCGTGATCGGCTGGTTCGTGGCGCGCAACGTGAGCTGGCTGCGCAACATCACGTTCCAGGCGCGCTGGCCGGGGAAGGGCGTGACGGTGCTCCAGTTCGTGACGCTGCTCGCCGCGCTGCAGGCGCCGCGGCTGGTGGCGGGGCTGGCGCTGGCCTGCGGCATCCTGGCCGTGGTGGCGACCACGGACTACACCCTGATGCTCTGGGTGAACCGGGCCGGCGGCCCGCGGGACACCGAGGCGCCGGTCACCCCCCGCACCGATCTCGCCGGGTGA
- a CDS encoding class D sortase, producing the protein MSRSSAIGVSRVAARPRRSLPPPRRFRGAKIFGLSIFAAGLIVVSIVAVQILRGTIARERARAEWAKLMQSSSLNAVATLGMKRARSGAPVTRVVIPSIRLDEVVVEGLNDRELWAGPGHMPGTVFPGENGNSVISAHRDRHFHRLDDVRVGDVIETQTLAMSVMWRVKERQIVDKDAKVIFEAASPRLTLTTCWPTRYIGSAPDRLLIIAEPISMRERTIGQPAAQPAAAAAQ; encoded by the coding sequence GTGTCACGATCTTCCGCAATCGGGGTTAGTCGCGTCGCGGCGCGGCCGCGACGCAGCCTTCCGCCACCGCGGCGTTTCCGCGGGGCGAAGATCTTCGGGCTCTCGATCTTCGCGGCCGGCCTGATCGTGGTGAGCATCGTGGCCGTGCAGATCCTGCGCGGCACCATCGCCCGCGAACGGGCGCGCGCCGAATGGGCAAAGCTCATGCAGTCGTCGTCGCTCAATGCGGTGGCGACGCTCGGCATGAAGCGCGCGCGGTCCGGCGCCCCCGTCACGCGTGTCGTGATCCCGTCCATCCGCCTCGACGAGGTGGTGGTGGAAGGGCTCAACGACCGGGAACTCTGGGCCGGCCCGGGACACATGCCCGGCACCGTCTTCCCAGGCGAGAACGGCAACTCCGTCATCTCCGCACACCGCGACCGGCACTTCCACCGGCTCGACGACGTGCGCGTCGGGGACGTGATCGAGACGCAGACGCTGGCGATGAGCGTCATGTGGCGCGTGAAGGAACGCCAGATCGTGGACAAGGATGCGAAGGTGATCTTCGAGGCCGCGTCACCGCGCCTCACCCTCACCACCTGCTGGCCCACGCGCTACATCGGCTCCGCCCCCGATCGCCTCCTGATCATCGCGGAGCCGATCTCGATGCGCGAGCGCACCATCGGGCAGCCCGCCGCACAACCGGCCGCCGCTGCCGCGCAGTAG